The following DNA comes from Alosa alosa isolate M-15738 ecotype Scorff River chromosome 13, AALO_Geno_1.1, whole genome shotgun sequence.
GCGCCGGCATGCTATCGTTACCTTGATGGAGAGGACTATTTCCTCAAGGCCTTGGCTACAGAAGGTTCCAGGAATGGCTACCCTGGCTGACCAGCTCTCAGGTCTGGGTAAGAGCCTTCAGTCGCTCCTTGCTCCCTCCAGTGAGGCTACTAGTCTCCCGCCGGACCCTGCCCCTCCAGCTCATTGCCAGGGGCTTAGGGTGGGCGTGCGGCGCTTTCAGCCGGCCGCTTCAGGTCCAGAACCCCAGCCTGAGGAGTTCCAGTTCCCCCCAGAACTCGCACTCATCCAGGTCCCTCAGGCTCCCTCCAGGAGGAGACGTGCCAAGCGTCGGCCAACCCAGTCATCCGACACCATGCCTCCTGTGCCCAGCCCAGAGACGCCCGCTCCTCCTGTGCCCAGCCCAGAGACGCCCGCTCCTCCTGTGCCCAGCCCAGAGACGCCCGCTCCTCCTGTGCCCAGCCCAGAGACGCCCGCTCCTCCTGTGCCCAGCCCAGAGACGCCCGCTCCTCCTGTGCCCAGCCCAGAGACGCCTCCGGCTCCTCCTGTGCCCAGCCCAGAGACGCCCGCTCCTCCTGTGCCCAGCCCAGAGACGCCCGCTGCTCCTGTGCCCGCAGCCCAGTCGCCCGATGCCGCGCCGGCAGCCCAGCCTCTGCCTGCATGTCCAGCCCCACTTCTGCGCAAGTCGGTTCCCGCCTCCCTCTGACTCCCCGGCCCCGCCCCTGCCCGAGTCGGCTCCACCTACCTCTGACTCACTGGCCCAGCCTCTGCCCGAGCCCTTCTCTGTTCCTGTGTCTCCTGAGTGGTCTGTCCCTGTCTTTGTGCCAGTCACCGTGcccgtctctgtctctgtctgtgtctctgtcccaGTCACCATCCTAGTCACCGTCCCTGTCACTGTCTTTGTTCCTGTCCCTTACCCTGCCCCTGTGTCGGAGTCTGTCGTGTCGGAGTCTGTCGTGTCGGAGTCTGTCGTGTCGGAGTCTGTCGTGTCGGAGTCTGTCGTCCTGCCCGAGTCAGTCCagtctttgtctgtttgttccCTGCCCAAGCCGTCTGAGTCTGCCCCGTCTGAGTCTGCCCCTGTCGTGTCGGAGTCTGTCGTGTCGGAGTCTGTCGTCCTGCCCGAGTCAGTCCagtctttgtctgtttgttccCTGCCCAAGCCGTCTGAGTCTGCCCCGTCTGAGTCTGCCCCGTCTGAGTCTGCCCCGTCTGAGTCTGCCCCGTCTGAGTCTGCCCCGTCTGAGTCTGCCCCGTCTGAGTCTGCCCCGTGGTCACAGTCTGTATGACCAGTCCCTCCGTCCAGGCCCCCTCCGCCCACCCTGGTTGGACTTTTCAGGGGACGCCAGGAGGCG
Coding sequences within:
- the LOC125306535 gene encoding acanthoscurrin-2-like, translating into MVTGTETQTETETGTVTGTKTGTDHSGDTGTEKGSGRGWARAGPGSQREAGTDLRRSGAGHAGRGWAAGAASGDWAAGTGAAGVSGLGTGGAGVSGLGTGGAGGVSGLGTGGAGVSGLGTGGAGVSGLGTGGAGVSGLGTGGAGVSGLGTGGAGVSGLGTGGMVSDDWVGRRLARLLLEGA